A genome region from Natronosalvus rutilus includes the following:
- a CDS encoding PaaI family thioesterase translates to MTASYDDIATVLQGYIDQNHEFLSWLGTTVEDVSGGRMCMAIPYDEKLTNTRPSRANGSDRRPDIHGGVAATLVDTVGGLVFHTTFEKPLEAGSATINLNVNYLRPATGDLKATATIVRAGSSVGVSEVTVESTTPDGETREVATGQGSYRLFRPE, encoded by the coding sequence ATGACTGCGTCCTACGACGACATCGCCACCGTTCTGCAGGGGTACATCGACCAGAACCACGAGTTCCTCTCGTGGCTGGGAACGACGGTCGAGGACGTCTCCGGGGGGCGGATGTGCATGGCCATCCCCTACGACGAGAAGCTGACGAACACGCGCCCGTCGCGGGCCAACGGGAGTGATCGCCGCCCGGACATTCACGGCGGCGTCGCCGCGACCCTCGTCGACACCGTCGGCGGCCTCGTCTTTCACACCACCTTCGAGAAGCCCCTCGAGGCGGGATCGGCGACCATCAACCTCAACGTGAACTACCTCCGGCCGGCGACGGGCGACCTCAAGGCGACGGCGACAATCGTCAGGGCGGGAAGCAGCGTCGGCGTGAGCGAGGTGACCGTCGAGAGCACGACGCCGGACGGAGAGACGCGAGAAGTCGCGACCGGACAGGGATCCTATCGGCTCTTTCGGCCGGAGTGA
- a CDS encoding tyrosine-type recombinase/integrase encodes MTTTLDPIDPDEAYDMYLTDRKPDVATSTLYAHRSRLGHFLRWCDETGIETIADLTGRDLHAYRLWRRDDGDLNRVTEKTQMDTLRVFIRWCEQLGFAPTDLHLAVQSPTLEPEDNVRTQMLDAERAEAILEYLGCYEYASFNHVVLTLFWHCGLRIGALHTLDVDDYDPTSRSLEVHHRPESETPLKNKGGGERHLALANDTCAILDDWLANRRPAVTDAFGREPLCASPHGRSHKTNLRKVVYMWTRPCVVTGECPHGRTIDDCDAAGSTKPYACPSSVSPHAIRRGAITHWLKSEWPDHAVSDRANVSREVLEVHYDQRSESEKMEQRRQYLDTI; translated from the coding sequence ATGACCACGACACTCGACCCGATCGACCCAGACGAAGCGTACGACATGTACCTCACCGACCGCAAGCCCGACGTCGCGACCAGCACCCTCTACGCCCACCGCTCACGACTCGGCCACTTCCTCCGATGGTGTGACGAAACCGGTATCGAGACGATCGCCGACCTGACTGGTCGCGATCTCCACGCCTACCGGCTGTGGCGGCGTGACGACGGTGACCTCAACCGCGTGACCGAAAAAACCCAGATGGATACCCTCCGGGTGTTCATCCGGTGGTGCGAACAACTCGGCTTCGCGCCGACAGACCTGCACCTTGCCGTCCAGAGTCCGACGCTTGAGCCGGAGGATAACGTCCGCACACAGATGCTCGACGCCGAGCGCGCCGAGGCGATCCTCGAGTACCTCGGGTGCTACGAGTACGCCTCGTTCAATCACGTCGTCCTCACCCTCTTCTGGCACTGTGGACTCCGTATCGGCGCCCTGCATACGCTTGACGTCGATGACTACGATCCAACGAGCCGCTCACTCGAGGTTCATCACCGACCCGAGAGCGAGACTCCCCTGAAGAACAAAGGCGGCGGCGAGCGCCATCTCGCGCTCGCTAACGACACCTGTGCGATCCTCGATGACTGGCTGGCCAATCGTCGACCAGCGGTGACCGACGCGTTCGGTCGTGAGCCGCTGTGCGCCTCGCCACACGGTCGCAGCCACAAGACCAACCTTCGGAAGGTGGTATACATGTGGACGCGCCCCTGCGTCGTCACCGGCGAGTGTCCCCACGGGCGGACGATCGACGACTGTGACGCCGCTGGCTCGACGAAACCCTACGCGTGTCCGTCATCAGTGTCGCCGCACGCGATCCGGCGTGGCGCGATCACCCACTGGCTAAAATCGGAGTGGCCCGACCATGCCGTGAGCGATCGGGCGAACGTCTCGCGAGAAGTGCTCGAGGTTCACTACGACCAGCGCTCGGAATCGGAGAAGATGGAACAGCGACGCCAGTATCTGGATACCATCTAA
- a CDS encoding PAS domain S-box protein has translation MRIVSKLVSRVGGRRTILYLGGFYAVVAAGFPLAYAFEFRTLDDVTIISILSGLAGLTLLYGGYQLPNTDIRPDAYESVAKWCLRAIGAMLAILLFVHVVSGLSDVVANLLILTSLAATAGLGMGYHDGRAKTRTLDARERRREAERYSQELERYKTIVETVNDGIFVVDDDGNFLLVNDTYAEMVGYSRDELIGSHSSMVVEGSDTDPEVLMERAKRDVEDESDERLSYEMALKTASGETIDVEWTISPLPGRGADNEPGLTGVVRDVTERNRRKRQLEKQNERLESFAGMVAHELRNPVSIGQIYSRELSADENPEAHAYVTEAFDRIEDIIEIMLVLTQGRSVHAERTPMELAAVAHEAWDEIDGGEATIDIETDRTAVIDETYVQHLFRNLFENAIEHGGSDVMITVGDLPTGFYVADDGVGITESEREEIFKTGYTTAGDHGGMGLGLTFVQELVDAYGWECSVTDSESGGARFEFENVTEVEPVTN, from the coding sequence ATGCGAATCGTTTCCAAACTGGTCTCCAGGGTCGGCGGCCGGCGGACGATCCTGTATCTCGGCGGATTCTACGCAGTGGTGGCCGCCGGCTTTCCGCTGGCGTACGCATTCGAGTTTCGAACGCTCGACGACGTGACCATCATCTCGATCCTGTCGGGATTGGCCGGATTGACCCTTCTCTACGGTGGGTACCAGCTGCCGAACACCGACATCAGGCCCGACGCGTACGAGAGCGTGGCCAAATGGTGTCTTCGCGCGATCGGGGCGATGCTCGCTATCTTGCTGTTCGTCCACGTCGTTTCGGGCCTCAGCGACGTCGTCGCGAACCTCCTCATCCTCACGTCGCTCGCTGCTACCGCCGGTCTCGGGATGGGATACCACGATGGACGGGCGAAGACCCGAACGCTGGACGCACGGGAGCGCCGACGCGAAGCCGAACGCTACAGCCAGGAACTCGAGCGCTACAAGACGATCGTCGAAACCGTCAACGACGGCATCTTCGTCGTCGACGACGACGGGAACTTCCTGCTGGTCAACGATACCTACGCCGAGATGGTCGGGTACTCCCGCGACGAACTCATCGGGTCGCACTCGTCGATGGTCGTCGAGGGCTCGGACACGGACCCGGAGGTGCTGATGGAACGGGCGAAGCGGGACGTCGAGGACGAATCGGACGAACGACTCTCCTACGAGATGGCGCTCAAGACCGCCTCCGGCGAGACGATCGACGTCGAGTGGACGATTTCACCGCTTCCGGGCCGAGGGGCGGACAACGAACCGGGGCTCACCGGCGTGGTCCGTGACGTCACCGAGCGAAATCGACGGAAGCGCCAACTCGAGAAACAGAACGAGCGCCTCGAGAGCTTCGCGGGGATGGTCGCACACGAACTCCGCAATCCCGTCTCGATCGGGCAAATCTACAGCCGCGAGCTTTCGGCGGACGAGAATCCGGAGGCCCATGCCTACGTCACCGAGGCCTTCGACCGCATCGAGGATATCATCGAGATCATGCTCGTGCTCACCCAGGGACGAAGCGTCCACGCCGAGCGCACGCCCATGGAACTCGCGGCGGTCGCCCACGAGGCCTGGGACGAGATCGATGGCGGCGAGGCGACCATCGACATCGAGACCGACCGGACGGCGGTAATCGACGAGACGTACGTCCAGCACCTCTTTCGCAACCTCTTCGAGAACGCCATCGAGCACGGCGGTAGCGACGTCATGATTACGGTCGGTGATCTTCCGACCGGGTTTTACGTCGCCGACGACGGGGTCGGCATCACCGAGAGCGAGCGCGAGGAGATTTTCAAGACAGGGTACACGACGGCCGGCGACCACGGTGGGATGGGCCTCGGGCTCACGTTCGTCCAGGAACTGGTCGACGCCTACGGCTGGGAGTGTTCGGTGACCGACAGCGAATCCGGCGGTGCTCGATTCGAGTTCGAGAACGTCACCGAGGTCGAGCCCGTCACCAACTGA
- a CDS encoding type IV pilin gives MESEIPTEDESSNRAVSPVIGVILMVAITVVLAAVIAAFVLDLGQGQSSNVNAGVSIENGSDGNVTFQLNGKGNAEKVVIRNSAGNEATPNDSSTDAVLENTGEQIKFDNSQSYSAVAVSGDDETQVGSYEP, from the coding sequence ATGGAAAGTGAAATTCCAACCGAAGATGAATCGTCCAACCGAGCAGTGTCGCCAGTTATAGGTGTCATCCTTATGGTCGCAATCACAGTGGTTCTTGCTGCCGTAATTGCGGCGTTTGTGCTCGACCTCGGCCAGGGGCAGAGCTCAAACGTTAACGCTGGCGTCTCTATTGAAAACGGATCTGATGGGAACGTGACGTTCCAATTGAACGGCAAAGGTAACGCTGAGAAAGTTGTGATCCGGAATTCTGCTGGTAATGAAGCAACCCCTAATGACAGCTCAACAGACGCTGTGCTTGAAAACACTGGAGAACAGATTAAATTTGACAATAGTCAAAGCTATTCTGCAGTAGCTGTCAGCGGTGACGACGAAACCCAAGTAGGAAGCTACGAACCGTAA
- a CDS encoding type IV pilin, producing the protein MKSKIQTEDESSNRAVSPVIGVILMVAITVILAAVIAAFVLDLGQGQSSNVNAGVDLENNSDDTVTFSLVDSGNAEYVQIRKSDGTPVASGDIDGSGDSKLENTGESVKLKNSSSATYTAVAVSGDDETQVGSHSP; encoded by the coding sequence ATGAAAAGCAAAATTCAAACCGAAGACGAATCGTCCAACCGGGCGGTATCGCCGGTTATAGGGGTTATTCTTATGGTTGCGATTACGGTGATTCTGGCTGCTGTGATCGCGGCGTTCGTGCTTGACCTCGGACAAGGTCAAAGCTCAAACGTTAACGCTGGCGTTGATCTTGAGAATAACTCTGATGATACCGTCACGTTCTCTTTAGTTGACAGTGGCAATGCAGAGTACGTTCAAATTAGAAAGTCAGATGGCACACCAGTTGCGAGCGGCGATATCGATGGTTCTGGTGACTCTAAACTCGAAAACACTGGTGAATCTGTAAAATTGAAAAATTCAAGCTCCGCCACATATACTGCGGTTGCTGTTAGCGGAGATGATGAAACCCAGGTAGGGTCTCACTCGCCATAG